In Pseudomonas fluorescens, a genomic segment contains:
- a CDS encoding MBL fold metallo-hydrolase gives MRFAVLGSGSQGNGTLVAHDDTYVLVDCGFSLRETERRLLRLGVHPSQLSAILVTHEHADHVHGVGLLSRRYNLPVYLSRGTLRGMRKPVEPAGFLAGGEQLQIGALSINVIAVAHDAQEPTQYVFSDGERRFGVLTDLGSYCAKVLDGYRNLDALMIESNHCRDLLARGHYPYFLKQRVGGELGHLNNHQAAYLVYELGWQDLQHLVLAHLSSKNNLPTLARQCFVDTLGCDPDWLQLADQDSGLDWRHIA, from the coding sequence GTGCGTTTTGCCGTTCTCGGCAGCGGTAGCCAAGGGAACGGTACGCTGGTCGCCCACGACGACACGTACGTGCTGGTTGATTGTGGTTTCTCCTTGCGGGAAACCGAGCGGCGCCTGCTGCGCCTTGGGGTTCACCCCTCGCAGCTGAGCGCGATCCTGGTGACCCACGAACATGCCGACCACGTGCATGGCGTGGGTTTGCTGTCTCGGCGCTACAATCTTCCGGTGTACCTCAGTCGCGGTACGTTGCGCGGGATGCGCAAACCCGTTGAACCCGCAGGTTTCCTGGCGGGTGGCGAGCAACTGCAGATTGGCGCGTTGAGCATCAATGTGATTGCCGTGGCGCACGACGCCCAGGAACCTACGCAGTATGTATTCAGTGATGGGGAGCGGCGCTTCGGCGTGCTCACCGACCTGGGCTCCTACTGTGCCAAGGTGCTGGACGGTTACCGGAACCTCGATGCCTTGATGATCGAGTCCAACCACTGCCGAGACCTGCTGGCTCGCGGTCACTATCCGTACTTTCTCAAGCAGCGGGTGGGTGGCGAACTGGGACATTTGAACAACCACCAGGCGGCGTACCTGGTGTACGAGTTGGGCTGGCAAGACCTGCAACACCTGGTCCTGGCCCACTTGAGCAGCAAGAACAACCTGCCGACGCTTGCCCGGCAATGTTTTGTCGACACCCTTGGGTGCGACCCGGACTGGCTGCAACTGGCCGATCAAGATTCAGGGCTCGACTGGCGACACATCGCCTAG
- the bamC gene encoding outer membrane protein assembly factor BamC yields MKRLAGLSALALIISSTSGCGWIWGPEGYFRDRGSDYLEAQATKPMQLPPDVNVAKRLDPLLPIPRNVADDTTKGEYVVPRPQPISAVADASDYSLQKSGDSRWIVAQRPPAEVWPVAVQFFQDNGFRIDEQRPQTGEFTTAWQQGSELSANMAKRLQAGGVAADSEARVRVRIEPGVQRNTSEVYVVSAERPAGSTSNVEFTNRSVNTGVDAALVDEMLASMSRISEKGGSVSLLAARDYDTPSRVSLTEDGSGNVVLNLGEDLDRAWASVGRALEQGPWRVEDINRSLGLYYINVAEKAEKKDDEPGFFGKLFGSKPTKEEIETRAERYQVRLSKVGETVQVTVEKNINTVAPAETARKVLGVIQDNLG; encoded by the coding sequence ATGAAGCGATTGGCCGGACTTTCCGCACTTGCCTTGATTATCTCCAGCACCAGTGGCTGCGGTTGGATCTGGGGCCCGGAAGGCTACTTCCGTGACCGCGGCAGCGATTACCTGGAAGCACAAGCAACCAAACCGATGCAATTGCCACCGGACGTCAATGTTGCCAAGCGCCTTGACCCGTTGCTGCCGATCCCGCGTAACGTGGCCGACGACACCACTAAGGGTGAGTACGTAGTGCCACGTCCACAGCCGATCTCGGCCGTGGCGGATGCCAGCGACTACAGCTTGCAGAAGAGCGGTGACTCGCGTTGGATCGTGGCGCAGCGCCCACCTGCCGAAGTCTGGCCGGTGGCCGTGCAGTTCTTCCAGGACAACGGTTTCCGCATCGACGAGCAGCGCCCGCAGACCGGTGAGTTCACCACCGCATGGCAGCAAGGCAGCGAGCTGTCCGCCAACATGGCCAAGCGCCTGCAGGCCGGTGGCGTCGCGGCTGACAGCGAAGCCCGTGTGCGTGTGCGCATCGAGCCTGGCGTACAGCGCAATACCAGTGAAGTCTATGTGGTCAGCGCCGAGCGTCCTGCCGGCAGCACGTCCAACGTCGAGTTCACCAACCGCTCGGTCAACACCGGCGTCGATGCCGCCTTGGTCGACGAGATGCTGGCCAGCATGAGCCGTATTTCCGAGAAGGGCGGTTCCGTTTCTCTGCTCGCGGCGCGTGATTACGACACCCCTAGCCGCGTCAGTCTCACCGAGGACGGCAGCGGCAACGTGGTGCTGAACCTGGGTGAAGACCTGGACCGTGCCTGGGCCAGTGTGGGTCGTGCTTTGGAACAAGGCCCTTGGCGCGTTGAAGACATCAACCGCAGCCTCGGCCTGTACTACATCAACGTGGCTGAAAAAGCCGAGAAGAAAGACGACGAGCCTGGTTTCTTCGGCAAGTTGTTCGGCAGCAAGCCGACCAAGGAAGAGATCGAAACCCGCGCCGAGCGTTATCAGGTTCGCCTGAGCAAGGTTGGCGAAACCGTACAAGTCACCGTCGAGAAAAACATCAACACCGTTGCGCCCGCTGAAACAGCGCGCAAAGTGTTGGGCGTGATTCAAGACAACCTGGGCTGA
- the dapA gene encoding 4-hydroxy-tetrahydrodipicolinate synthase — MIAGSMVALVTPMDAQGHLDWDSLGKLVDFHLQEGTNAIVAVGTTGESATLDVEEHIQVIEFVVKRVAGRIAVIAGTGANSTREAIELTRNAKKAGADACLLVTPYYNRPTQEGLYQHFRTIAEAVDIPQILYNVPGRTACDMKAETVIRLSTVPNIIGIKEATGDLQRAKDILAGVRSDFLVYSGDDATAVELILLGGKGNISVTANVAPRAMSDMCAAALAGDAVTARAIHEKLMPLNKTLFIESNPIPVKWALFEMGMMPDGIRLPLTRLSEAFHEPLRQALRQSGVLV; from the coding sequence ATGATTGCGGGCAGTATGGTGGCACTGGTCACACCCATGGATGCACAAGGTCATCTCGACTGGGACAGCCTTGGCAAACTGGTGGACTTCCACCTGCAAGAAGGCACCAACGCCATCGTGGCGGTCGGCACCACGGGTGAATCGGCCACCCTCGATGTGGAAGAACACATCCAGGTGATCGAATTCGTGGTCAAGCGTGTCGCGGGCCGTATCGCCGTGATCGCCGGTACGGGCGCCAACTCGACGCGTGAAGCCATCGAGCTGACCAGGAACGCCAAGAAAGCCGGCGCAGATGCCTGCCTGCTGGTGACCCCGTACTACAACAGGCCGACCCAGGAAGGCCTGTACCAGCACTTCCGCACCATTGCCGAAGCCGTCGATATTCCGCAGATCCTCTACAACGTACCGGGCCGCACCGCGTGCGACATGAAGGCTGAGACCGTGATCCGCCTGTCCACCGTGCCGAACATCATCGGCATCAAGGAAGCCACCGGCGACCTGCAACGTGCCAAGGACATCCTGGCCGGCGTGCGCAGCGACTTCCTGGTGTATTCCGGTGACGACGCCACTGCAGTCGAGCTGATCCTGCTGGGCGGCAAGGGCAACATTTCCGTGACCGCCAACGTGGCCCCCCGCGCCATGAGCGACATGTGCGCAGCCGCCCTTGCTGGCGATGCCGTGACTGCCCGTGCGATCCACGAGAAGCTGATGCCACTCAACAAGACACTGTTTATCGAATCCAACCCTATTCCCGTGAAATGGGCGCTGTTCGAGATGGGCATGATGCCGGACGGTATCCGTCTGCCGCTCACCCGTCTGAGCGAAGCCTTTCACGAACCGCTGCGACAGGCCCTGCGCCAGTCCGGCGTCCTGGTTTAA
- a CDS encoding glycine cleavage system protein R: protein MSTPTVREQFLVISALGANPMELTNVLCRASHENRCAVVTSRLTRHGECSALVLQISGTWDALARLETGLPGLAKKHDFTVNVVRSAALENRPQALPYVAYVSSAYRSDIVNELCQFFIDHNVELENLTCDTYQAPQTGGTMLNATFTVTLPAGVQISWLRDQFLDFADALNLDALIEPWRPQNPM from the coding sequence ATGTCCACCCCCACAGTTCGCGAACAATTCCTTGTTATCAGTGCCCTCGGCGCCAACCCCATGGAGCTGACCAACGTCCTGTGCCGCGCCAGCCATGAAAACCGCTGCGCCGTCGTGACCTCGCGCCTGACCCGCCATGGCGAGTGCAGTGCGCTGGTGTTGCAGATCTCCGGCACCTGGGACGCCCTGGCGCGCCTTGAGACTGGCCTGCCGGGCCTGGCCAAGAAGCACGACTTCACCGTCAACGTGGTGCGCAGCGCCGCCCTGGAGAACCGTCCCCAGGCCCTGCCTTATGTCGCGTATGTCAGCTCGGCCTATCGCTCGGACATCGTCAATGAGCTGTGCCAGTTCTTTATCGACCATAACGTCGAACTGGAGAACCTGACCTGCGACACGTACCAGGCCCCGCAAACCGGCGGCACCATGCTCAATGCCACCTTCACCGTGACCTTGCCGGCCGGCGTGCAGATCAGCTGGTTGCGCGACCAGTTCCTGGACTTCGCCGATGCCTTGAACCTTGACGCGCTGATCGAGCCTTGGCGCCCACAGAACCCAATGTAA